The Humulus lupulus chromosome 4, drHumLupu1.1, whole genome shotgun sequence genome has a window encoding:
- the LOC133832506 gene encoding uncharacterized protein LOC133832506, whose amino-acid sequence METFYNGLNTHTRMLVEASTNEALLVKSYNETYEILERISNNNYQWPTTRSSTSRKVAGIHDVDVITSLAAQVSSFSNMFKTMNMGMNQSMGKPMRAQMTLMENISCVYCSEGHSFDNCPSNPATVCYMGNQNRNGPYSNSYNPSWRQHPNFSWSNQGVDPSNSSMPPSPNFSPGYSPQAPQQRLQRQIMQSISLENMLKEYIVKNEAIIQSQAASLRNLENQVGQLANELRNRPHGTFQSDTKNPRIMGKEHYKAITLRSGKESENNKTNYVHEGMPQHCRSESSISKQPTPFSQRFQKQKLDSQFKKFLDMLKQQHINIPLIEALEKMLNHVKFMKDVLTRKRRLREFEIVALTKECSSFLQDKFPPKLKDRGSFTIPCTIGNTDCGMTLWDLGASINLMPMYIFKKLGIGEVAPTTIERCPLSLGGHFLEQEDVDVKNGELTMRVQDEKVTFNVFKAMKFPDEVEECSVVSVVDYLASKEFQTSNVDDPLERLLLFDSHNDEDEEEYLAWLEANSQGLRTRGRFDSLELSSREFKARKPPIEEPPKLELKVLSSHLQYAYLGLSSTLPFIIQWS is encoded by the exons ATGGAGACATTTTATAATGGTTTAAACACCCATACTAGAATGTTAGTAGAAGCTTCGACGAATGAGGCTCTTCTTGTTAAGTCCTATAATGAGACATATGAAATCCTTGAGAGGATATCCAACAATAACTATCAGTGGCCCACTACTAGATCATCCACAAGTAGAAAGGTGGCTGGTATTCATGATGTAGATGTCAtcacttctttggcagcccaagtTTCCTCTTTTTCAAATATGTTCAAGACAATGAACATGGGGATGAATCAGTCAATGGGGAAGCCTATGCGGGCACAAATGACGCTAATGGAGAACATTTCTTGTGTGTATTGTAGTGAGGGCCATAGTTTTGACAACTGTCCTTCCAATCCAGCAACTGTGTGTTACATGGGGAATCAAAATAGGAATGGTCCTTATTCTAACTCCTACAATCCATCATGGAGGCAACATCCCAACTTTTCATGGAGTAATCAAGGAGTTGATCCTAGCAATTCTTCTATGCCTCCAAGTCCAAATTTCTCACCGGGTTATTCTCCACAAGCACCACAACAAAGGCTACAACGACAAATAATGCAATCTATCTCTCTTGAGAACATGTTGAAGGAGTATATAGTGAAGAATGAAGCCATAATTCAAAGCCAAGCGGCATCATTGAGGAACTTAGAAAACCAAGTTGGGCAACTAGCTAATGAGCTTAGAAATAGACCCCATGGTACATTTCAAAGTGATACCAAGAATCCAAGAATTATGGGCAAGGAACATTATAAAGCCatcactttgaggagtgggaaaGAATCAGAAAATAACAAGACAAACTATGTGCATGAGg GGATGCCGCAACATTGTCGCTCAGAAAGTTCAATTTCAAAGCAGCCAACTCCATTTTCTCAACGTTTTCAAAAGCAAAAATTAGATTCTCAATTCAAGAAGTTTCTAGACATGCTGAAGCAGCAGCATATCAACATCCCACTCAtagaggcacttgagaaaatgcTCAAtcatgtgaagtttatgaaagatgTTCTCACAAGGAAGAGAAGGTTAAGAGAGTTTGAAATTGTGGCTCTAACCAAGGAGTGTAGTTCATTTCTACAAGACAAGTTTCCACCAAAGTTGAAGGATCGTGGGAGTTTCACTATTCCATGTACTATTGGAAACACTGATTGTGGGATGACTTTATGGGATTTGGGTGCTAGCATTAATTTGATGCCAATGTATATTTTCAAGAAATTGGGGATTGGAGAAGTCGCGCCTACTACA ATAGAGAGGTGCCCATTATCTTTGGGAGGCCATTTCTTGGAACAGGAAGATGTAGATGTGAAAAATGGAGAGCTTACTATGAGGGTCCAAGATGAAAAGGTAACTTTTAATGTTTTTAAGGCTATGAAATTTCCTGATGAGGTTGAGGAATGCTCAGTGGTTTCAGTGGTAGATTATTTGGCATCAAAGGAGTTTCAGACTAGTAACGTTGATGATCCATTAGAGAGGTTATTGTTGTTTGACTCTCACAATGACGAAGATGAGGAGGAGTACTTAGCTTGGTTGGAGGCTAATTCTCAAGGGTTAAGAACAAGAGGCCGATTTGATTCATTGGAGTTGTCATCTAGGGAGTTCAAAGCTCGCAAACCACCAATTGAAGAGCCACCTAAGTTGGAGTTGAAAGTCTTGTCGTCACATTTGCAATATGCCTACTTGGGTTTATCATCCACTTTACCTTTCATTATTCAGTGGAGTTGA